Genomic segment of Arachis stenosperma cultivar V10309 chromosome 4, arast.V10309.gnm1.PFL2, whole genome shotgun sequence:
ataATAACACATATTAAATTACATTGATATATGAACTTGAATAATTAACTACCATGCATTAATATGGAATTGATGCATAGATAAAATTATTTCGTGAATTTGATTTCACTTGACTATCTACGGCTCCATTTGTGTTAACACTTAATTAGTTGTGAAGAGGATTCGGACCTGTGTGAATTATTCTTTTGTCATCCTCATAAACAACACTACTATGTTGTTGTGAATAACCATTTTTGGTTTTCATGACGGTAGTTGTAAACGATGATAATGGTGCATGGAACAACACCCTGCTGAAACTATGATCTCTTAAAGATCCTTGTAGTTGTGGCGGCAACGACGGTGGTGATGAAGGCTTTATTGAATGTCTgcttctacttctacttctaTTCCGGCTCCTGTTTTGGACGGCGGCGGCGCTTTCATTGTGAATAGACAAAAAGAAAGTTACAAGAGAAAAAACTAAGATGACCCAAAAGAAGAAGATTGCAACTCTGCTTGGAGATGAAAACCTTCTTGTTTTTTCTCTATCTCTGAAAACTATCATTgcaaaataataacaataataataataatatataatggtGTATGTAGATTTTGTTGGTGGTTGTCACAAAAGGGGTAGTGTAGCAGCTTTAGAACACCCAGAAAGAAATCACATCAAAGTGCACAAAAAGAAATATGATCTTTGTGTGAAAAAACACAAGTGGGTTTTGGATTTGGATAATTCAgacaaaggaagaaaaagactagtagtCAAAAAGGAGTTTTGAgttatagagagagagagagagagagagaaagaaaaaagaacctAAAACTTTGGGTTCGTCCCTTGTCTTATGGGTCTAGTCACATGATCTTGACCCTTGATTCCTGGAAGGTTCTTataattcttaaaatttaaCTTTCTTTCTGAGTCCTTTCTTCTTTGGATTTTgcacccttttttttttttaaactcttGAGCCATTTCCATAACTGGCTCCCTCActcaatatttttttctcttttcttccttttgcattttggcATCTGAtgaattgtttttgtttttgtttttacatgcttttatgaattattaataatttgtatttattttgtgtttgcTTGGTAAGGGTGTGGGACTGTCCAGTATTAATAGCCGCTGTCTCCGGAATATTATAGTATTCAAATTTAAAGGGCATCGATAAACAAACTCTGCCCTCTTTGGCTTACTACTGTTTTTCTCTGCGCACATTacttgcttcttctttttttttggttttgtatttttttaaatagttttttatAGGCTCGACTgtaaaagtaattattttttatttatttaaggtttaattatttgattggtgtatataattttattgaatttttaatttggtttttatatttttttttaaattgaatttttataccATATCAAATTTTGCAATTAAATTTTTGTCGTGTCAAAAACGCTGAAACTAATAGAATATTTCATTAAACAAAATGAATATGTCTAACACTTAATTGAATATTCCGTATAGTTTAatagaatattatattaatttcaGCGTTTTTGTCACGGTAGgaacttaattacaaaatctgATATGGTACAGAGACttgattaaaaagaaaaaaaaaagtatagagacataattgaaaatttggtgaaactaTAGGAACCGACatagtaattaaatttttaagtaATTTATCTAATTCAGTAATAAGAACCGCTTAGACCAATTATTTGCATTACAAGAAAAACGTTGAGTTTCGTCAGATTTACCATTGGATTAGTATCGGACATTAGCGTCGGCTTTACCGACGGATGTATGGATAGTTTTCAAGTGAAATTCGTCAAGTCAAATCGTTATCGGCGGATCTTCGATTCTGATGGTAAATTCGTCAGTAATAGTTGGAGGAAAAACGGAAAATAGGCGCGAAATGTAGGGATTTACCGGCAGAAAAATCCGTCAGCAAACCCATTTTAGTCAAATGCTGCGTTTTGGTGATCGCTATGCGTTACCATCAGATTTATCCGTCGATAAATTTGATGGTAACAAGCTCTAGGAAAAACTACCAAAAGTACCCATGAAGTTTACAGACGCTGACAAAAGTACCCATAAACTAAGGAAATTAACGATGTACCCATGGAAGATGAGTTCCGTATGACAAAAGTATCCAAACcctaattttttgttgatttttttaataaaattcccaAACTATCCCCACCCTCAATCTCAACTCACTTTTTTAATCTTCCATAACTCAACATGCACCTTTAAAACTTGCCATggagttcaaaactactcctacaACAGATGAAATGAACCTTTTATGGTGGAAATTTTGGATAATAATGCAACAGAGAATTGCAGTGCCGAGATTAACAAAAGAATCAATCAATACGGATGAAGAATCAGAGAAAGAATCATAAAGGAATAGTTTTTAATCGTTTCatttgttttttcctttttttcttaatttgagAGTTTTCTTTGTGTGAAGGAATTGgcgaaaaaaatggaaaagagcTCACCATACTAAATTTATCTGCTAGGAATCGGTCGAAGTCCTctatcaccaccaccaccaccaccaccattgaTTTTGGCCTGGTCTattataggagtagttttggaCTCCATGACAAAGGTTTTAAAGGTACAAGTTAGGTTATGGAAGGTTGAAAAAGTGGGTTGAGGTTGAGAGCGAGGGTAGTTttggaattttattaaaaattaacaaaaaaattagggTTTGGATACTTTTGTCATACGAAACCCATCTTCCATGGGTACATCATTAATTTCTTTAGTTTATGGGTACTTTTGTCAGCGTTCGTAAACTTCATGGGTACTTTTGATAGTTTTTCCCAAGCTTTAAAATTGAAAGCGCGAACCCTTTCTCTTTTCATTTCGAATTCTCCTCTCTCTCTAACCTCTCTTCTCCGTCTCTCTCTAATCCTCTCCTTTCCCCGCCGCTTCGTCAACCCCACCGCCGCTAGCCCCTCCTATCGCCACgactccctctcttctctctctctctctctctctctctctctctctctctctctctctctctctctctctctctctctctctctctctctctctctctctctctctgtgtgtgtgtgttctGTGTTGCCGTCGCCGTTCAGCACTGCCACTACATCTCCCTCTCCTaacttcttcttcctctgttcGCTCCTCAGGTTCTATgatcatttttttctttgtttaagttaatttaggatttagttatatgttaatttaggatttagaatttgaTTATTATATGTTAATTTAGGATTTGATTATTATATGCTAATTTGATTATTGTATATTCTATTGGATATGTTGTGAATTTAATTGAGTTTTGTTGAGTAATGTTGTGAATTGAGGTTAATTGGATTTGTGAAAACCGTTATATGTCCAATTTTAAGGGACGTTAtgtcaaaaaattttttgaaataatataaATGCTGAAAATTTTGTGTAATATATATACTAATTAGtgctaataatatattttctttgCAGACATGACGACAGTTAGTAGAGATAGATCGAATGGGTTTTATGGTCGTGGTAGAGGGAGGATTTCCACCAAATCCCCAGGGACTACTCAGTCATCGCTAGGGGTGTTCATGGATCGGATCGTATCCGCAGATCCGCGGTAAATATCCGCATCCGATCCGAAATTTGCG
This window contains:
- the LOC130974934 gene encoding uncharacterized protein LOC130974934, producing the protein MGLLTDFSAVFRDREKTRRFSSPSRVAIFFFWVILVFSLVTFFLSIHNESAAAVQNRSRNRSRSRSRHSIKPSSPPSLPPQLQGSLRDHSFSRVLFHAPLSSFTTTVMKTKNGYSQQHSSVVYEDDKRIIHTGPNPLHN